One window of Streptomyces sp. NBC_00273 genomic DNA carries:
- a CDS encoding ATP-grasp domain-containing protein produces the protein MTDDAKTTEDGVVILVGSGQRAYREYLLAGAARRRPIWILDAVDPTWQEGHVLGSTTVELLDRERLVPDTEGLIRAAEAVAAEHRVVGVFSYDETLVVTCALIAERLGLPGLTSRGADNCRNKHRTRQLLTAAGLPQPHFAYVTDAGAALATADSFGYPVVLKPRGMGASIGVIRVDGPEGVRAAFEVADAASRGGNSDYEGGVLVEECVMGPEISIDGVVFDGAWTPLFLAHKEVGLAPYFEETGHVVSATDPLLADEELLGVLRDAHRELGIGYGITHTEVKLTTRGPVIIEVNARLGGDLIPYLGSLATGVEPGELAADVAAGVRPEWTPTESRTVGIRFLYPPENGTVRSVDVPAPSDVPGLLETNVMVAPGVTLLLPPEGYLSRYANLICAGDDFLSCEESLAKAAALTTIVLDS, from the coding sequence ATGACGGATGACGCCAAGACGACCGAAGACGGCGTGGTGATCCTGGTCGGCAGCGGACAGCGCGCCTACCGCGAGTACCTGCTCGCCGGCGCCGCCCGGCGCCGCCCGATCTGGATCCTGGACGCGGTGGACCCCACCTGGCAGGAGGGTCACGTACTCGGCTCCACCACGGTGGAACTGCTCGACCGGGAACGCCTCGTGCCCGATACGGAAGGGCTGATCAGGGCCGCCGAGGCGGTGGCCGCCGAGCACCGCGTGGTCGGCGTGTTCAGCTACGACGAGACGCTCGTGGTGACGTGCGCCCTGATAGCCGAGCGGCTCGGACTGCCGGGCCTGACCTCCCGCGGCGCCGACAACTGCCGCAACAAGCACCGCACCCGGCAGCTGCTGACCGCCGCCGGACTGCCCCAACCGCACTTCGCCTACGTGACCGACGCCGGGGCGGCCCTCGCCACGGCCGACTCCTTCGGTTACCCGGTCGTCCTCAAGCCCCGCGGCATGGGCGCGAGCATCGGCGTCATCCGGGTCGACGGCCCGGAAGGGGTGCGGGCGGCCTTCGAGGTCGCCGACGCCGCCAGCCGCGGCGGGAACAGCGACTACGAGGGCGGGGTGCTGGTCGAGGAGTGCGTCATGGGCCCCGAGATCAGCATCGACGGAGTGGTCTTCGACGGTGCCTGGACCCCGCTCTTCCTCGCGCACAAGGAAGTGGGCCTCGCGCCCTACTTCGAGGAGACCGGCCACGTGGTCAGCGCCACCGACCCGCTGCTCGCCGACGAGGAACTGCTCGGCGTCCTCCGGGACGCCCACCGGGAACTGGGCATCGGCTACGGGATCACGCACACGGAGGTGAAGCTCACCACCCGCGGCCCGGTGATCATCGAGGTGAACGCCCGCCTCGGCGGCGACCTCATCCCCTACCTCGGCAGCCTCGCCACCGGCGTGGAGCCCGGGGAGCTGGCCGCGGACGTGGCCGCCGGCGTCCGCCCCGAGTGGACCCCGACCGAGTCCCGCACCGTAGGGATCCGCTTCCTGTACCCGCCGGAGAACGGCACGGTCCGCTCGGTCGACGTACCGGCCCCCTCGGACGTACCGGGGCTGCTGGAGACGAACGTGATGGTGGCGCCCGGGGTGACGCTGCTGCTGCCGCCCGAGGGCTACCTCAGCCGCTACGCCAACCTGATCTGCGCCGGAGACGACTTCCTGAGCTGCGAGGAGTCCCTCGCCAAGGCGGCCGCACTGACCACGATCGTCCTCGACAGCTGA
- a CDS encoding ABC transporter substrate-binding protein — MTPPTTPLRGGSVTWACTSGFSPVFIFPFTPGEYYGVANLHEFQTLMYRPLYWYGTGGQPTVDYERSLAEPPVWSEDGRTATITIKPYAWSNGEGVNADNVMLWMHLLEAEKDSFGGYTPGFFPDNLTGYEKVAEDKVSFTFDRAYSHNWVLMNQFSTITPLPKAWDRTADDRPADATHDPAQASAVYAYLRACNDERKSWDTSPVWSVVNGPWKLSSYTIDGVSGEAVLVPNETYSGPNKPYLDEFRLVPTGSDTEQYEMLRRGPGAQDGVQIGFLPFDEVAEPADDPLVGGPNPLGEHYDLVPQLTYKIHYFPINFNNPTVSGKIFKQLYFRQALQSCLDSRGAIRDVYKGYGYPTTGPIPALPDSPLLSPAAHEDPYPFDVDAARAFLTENGWDTSTTPALCIREGTGAGEAGEGIPAGTPLRFSMRYAQGHETLTAVMRKFAADAAGAGIEIVLTEVEASVLVLEDTTCTPGPDSPCLWEFSDWNGGWGYGPGFYPTGEALYSTGSSVNFGSYSDPTADELIARTVVSDDLEDLYAYQDYIAQQVPVIWMPNFPFRLLEVANDLKGVAPINPFGLINPEDWHYVGEVL; from the coding sequence ATGACCCCGCCCACCACCCCGCTCCGCGGGGGCAGCGTGACCTGGGCCTGCACCAGCGGCTTCAGCCCGGTCTTCATCTTCCCCTTCACCCCGGGCGAGTACTACGGGGTGGCCAACCTGCACGAGTTCCAGACCCTGATGTACCGGCCGCTGTACTGGTACGGCACCGGCGGCCAGCCGACCGTCGACTACGAGCGCAGCCTCGCCGAGCCGCCCGTGTGGAGCGAGGACGGCCGCACGGCGACGATCACGATCAAGCCCTACGCCTGGTCGAACGGCGAGGGCGTCAACGCCGACAACGTGATGCTGTGGATGCACCTCCTGGAGGCCGAGAAGGACAGCTTCGGCGGGTACACGCCGGGCTTCTTCCCCGACAACCTGACCGGCTACGAGAAGGTCGCCGAGGACAAGGTCAGCTTCACCTTCGACCGTGCCTACTCGCACAACTGGGTGCTGATGAACCAGTTCAGCACCATCACCCCGCTGCCGAAGGCCTGGGACCGCACCGCCGACGACCGGCCGGCCGACGCCACCCACGACCCGGCGCAGGCCTCCGCGGTCTACGCCTACCTGCGGGCCTGCAACGACGAGCGCAAGAGCTGGGACACCAGCCCCGTCTGGAGCGTGGTCAACGGACCCTGGAAGCTGAGCAGTTACACGATCGACGGTGTCTCGGGCGAGGCCGTCCTGGTGCCGAACGAGACCTATTCCGGCCCCAACAAGCCCTACCTGGACGAGTTCCGGCTGGTGCCCACCGGCTCGGACACCGAGCAGTACGAGATGCTCCGCCGCGGCCCCGGCGCCCAGGACGGCGTGCAGATCGGCTTCCTGCCCTTCGACGAGGTCGCCGAGCCGGCCGACGACCCGCTGGTCGGCGGGCCCAACCCGCTCGGCGAGCACTACGACCTCGTCCCCCAACTCACTTACAAAATCCATTACTTCCCGATCAACTTCAACAACCCCACCGTTTCCGGAAAGATCTTCAAGCAGCTCTACTTCCGCCAGGCCCTGCAGTCCTGCCTCGATTCCCGGGGCGCCATCCGCGACGTCTACAAGGGCTACGGCTACCCGACCACCGGGCCCATCCCGGCCCTGCCCGACAGCCCGCTGCTCTCGCCCGCCGCGCACGAAGACCCGTACCCCTTCGACGTCGATGCGGCCCGCGCCTTCCTGACCGAGAACGGCTGGGACACCAGCACCACCCCGGCGCTCTGCATCCGCGAGGGCACCGGAGCGGGAGAGGCGGGCGAGGGCATCCCGGCCGGCACCCCGCTGCGGTTCTCGATGCGGTACGCCCAGGGGCACGAGACGCTGACCGCGGTCATGCGAAAGTTCGCCGCCGACGCCGCCGGGGCGGGCATCGAGATCGTGCTGACCGAGGTCGAGGCGAGCGTCCTGGTCCTGGAGGACACCACCTGCACCCCGGGCCCCGACAGCCCCTGCCTGTGGGAGTTCAGCGACTGGAACGGCGGCTGGGGCTACGGACCCGGCTTCTACCCGACCGGTGAGGCGCTCTACTCGACCGGCTCCTCGGTGAACTTCGGCAGCTACAGCGACCCGACGGCGGACGAGCTGATCGCCCGCACCGTGGTCAGCGACGACCTCGAGGACCTCTACGCCTACCAGGACTACATCGCGCAGCAGGTCCCGGTCATCTGGATGCCCAACTTCCCCTTCCGCCTGCTGGAAGTGGCCAACGACCTGAAGGGCGTGGCTCCGATCAACCCCTTCGGACTGATCAACCCCGAGGACTGGCACTACGTCGGCGAGGTGCTCTGA
- the ddaH gene encoding dimethylargininase, whose translation MAETPRRTATRRHYLMCRPTHFEVTYAINPWMNPEKPMDAALALAQWERIRDLYLEFGHEVSSIDPVPGLPDMVFSANGATVVDGKVLIAKFRHQERAAEADAHRAWFEARGYTDIRIPQYVNEGEGDFAPAGRRILAGAGFRSDPGAHEELAEFFGLPVVGLTLTDPRFYHLDTALFVLDEDLVAYYPAAFSEESQEVLRELYPDAILATREDADAFGLNAVSDGLNVVVTETATHLIDELRERGFAVHAVDMSELLKAGGAVKCITQEIRRP comes from the coding sequence ATGGCTGAGACCCCGCGGCGCACGGCGACCCGGCGGCACTACCTGATGTGCCGGCCGACCCACTTCGAGGTGACCTACGCGATCAACCCGTGGATGAACCCCGAGAAGCCCATGGACGCCGCACTGGCGCTCGCCCAGTGGGAGCGGATCCGGGACCTCTACCTCGAGTTCGGGCACGAGGTCTCCTCCATCGACCCGGTGCCGGGCCTGCCGGACATGGTGTTCTCCGCCAACGGAGCCACCGTGGTCGACGGCAAGGTGCTGATCGCGAAGTTCCGCCACCAGGAGCGGGCGGCCGAGGCCGACGCCCACCGGGCCTGGTTCGAGGCCCGTGGCTACACCGACATCCGCATCCCGCAGTACGTCAACGAGGGCGAGGGCGACTTCGCCCCCGCCGGCCGGCGGATCCTGGCCGGCGCGGGATTCCGCAGCGACCCCGGCGCGCACGAGGAGCTCGCCGAGTTCTTCGGCCTGCCGGTGGTCGGCCTGACCCTGACCGACCCCCGCTTCTACCACCTGGACACCGCGCTGTTCGTCCTCGACGAGGACCTGGTGGCGTACTACCCCGCCGCCTTCTCCGAAGAGAGCCAGGAGGTGCTGCGGGAGCTGTACCCGGACGCGATCCTCGCCACCCGTGAAGACGCCGACGCCTTCGGCCTGAACGCGGTGAGCGACGGACTGAACGTGGTGGTGACGGAGACCGCCACGCACCTGATCGACGAGCTGCGCGAGCGCGGCTTCGCGGTGCACGCAGTGGACATGTCCGAACTGCTGAAGGCCGGTGGCGCGGTCAAATGCATCACTCAGGAGATACGACGCCCGTGA
- a CDS encoding ATP-grasp domain-containing protein, with translation MKLLAIEASQNATYYVSRYQQIEALGAEVHVLNGMGTEDFWPAERYRIAGSKQIEDIVTAAKVWHAEEEFEGVLTFSESGVVTVAVVAEALGLPSIGFEAARTSRNKLLMRQAHERGSAAHPGFRYAPDVEAALAAGEDLGYPLILKPTLGAASNFVFKVDDPEEMRARFADATSGIETMTWALMEADGLDLGPNGIIVEGYLDGHEHLIEALAWDDEVYLGSIVDRITVESGTFDDDVHHAPSSLTPEQIAAVHEVVRDAAHAQGLRRSVLHAEVRFHQGKPFILEIAIRPGGGGLDHMARISAGHDPIRCVSDVARGIRPDVSHYAPTGVHTAAMCLISGAGTVESIEVPTEVAEDPALFFLKITATAGTVIKRPPAGNNILGFIGATGTSLTEALTTAHVAAGRIRTEMRPEHG, from the coding sequence ATGAAGCTGCTCGCCATCGAGGCCAGCCAGAACGCCACCTACTACGTCTCGCGCTACCAGCAGATCGAGGCCCTCGGGGCCGAGGTGCACGTACTCAACGGCATGGGCACCGAGGACTTCTGGCCCGCCGAGCGCTACCGGATAGCCGGCTCCAAGCAGATCGAGGACATCGTCACCGCCGCCAAGGTCTGGCACGCGGAGGAGGAGTTCGAGGGGGTCCTGACCTTCTCGGAGTCCGGGGTCGTCACGGTGGCGGTCGTCGCCGAAGCGCTCGGACTGCCGAGCATCGGCTTCGAAGCCGCCCGGACCAGCCGCAACAAGCTGCTGATGCGCCAGGCCCACGAGCGCGGCAGCGCCGCGCACCCCGGCTTCCGCTACGCCCCCGACGTCGAGGCCGCCCTGGCGGCCGGTGAGGACCTCGGCTACCCGCTGATCCTCAAGCCCACCCTGGGTGCCGCCAGCAACTTCGTGTTCAAGGTCGACGACCCCGAGGAGATGCGGGCCCGCTTCGCGGACGCCACCTCGGGCATCGAGACCATGACCTGGGCGCTGATGGAGGCCGACGGACTGGACCTCGGCCCGAACGGGATCATCGTCGAGGGCTACCTCGACGGCCACGAACACCTCATCGAGGCGCTGGCCTGGGACGACGAGGTGTACCTCGGCTCGATCGTGGACCGGATCACCGTCGAGAGCGGGACCTTCGACGACGACGTCCACCACGCCCCGAGCTCCCTGACCCCCGAGCAGATCGCCGCGGTCCACGAGGTGGTCCGGGACGCGGCGCACGCCCAGGGACTGCGCCGGTCGGTGCTGCACGCCGAGGTGAGGTTCCACCAGGGCAAGCCCTTCATCCTGGAGATAGCGATCCGTCCCGGCGGCGGCGGTCTCGACCACATGGCGCGGATCAGCGCCGGCCACGACCCCATCCGGTGCGTGTCCGACGTGGCGCGCGGCATCCGGCCCGACGTCTCGCACTACGCGCCGACCGGTGTGCACACCGCCGCGATGTGCCTGATCAGCGGCGCGGGAACGGTCGAGTCCATCGAGGTGCCGACCGAGGTCGCCGAAGACCCCGCGCTGTTCTTCCTCAAGATCACGGCCACGGCGGGGACCGTCATCAAGCGCCCGCCGGCGGGCAACAACATCCTCGGTTTCATCGGCGCCACCGGCACCTCCCTGACGGAGGCGCTGACCACCGCGCACGTCGCGGCCGGCCGCATCCGCACCGAGATGAGGCCGGAGCATGGCTGA
- a CDS encoding NAD(P)/FAD-dependent oxidoreductase, producing the protein MSTRVTVVGGGVIALLTAVECVLDGHKVTVVDQGPIPHSRATSFDQHRILRALHPADPRTTAAALRAHRRWVELEELFLTRFYEQVGSLTVLPPAAATDAAAMLADAGGHARELTAAGLADRYPHLHVGGGLGAVLEDEAGVLLAERVLAACVGWLKWQRGIELIEHRAVTAVDGESGSVRLVDGRVLRSDAVLVAVGPWSRDLLPPSLSEQLTLYRQSLLYCRVPRQQSQAWAATPAIPALGTEGGAWLIPPVAGTALKLTSATACRVVDAITDYATDPYWQRKLEKEFGDILPGFGPAWVTAAKDAYYSAFSPTGGPLLVALGGAGFAYAACGGTSFKFAPLIARSLADRLIGRTPSLIGLGALDGPPLDVHTPQLAGL; encoded by the coding sequence ATGTCGACGAGGGTGACGGTAGTGGGCGGCGGAGTGATCGCCCTGCTCACGGCGGTCGAGTGCGTGCTCGACGGACACAAGGTCACGGTCGTGGACCAAGGCCCCATCCCGCACAGCAGAGCCACCTCTTTCGACCAGCACCGGATCCTGCGGGCCCTGCACCCGGCGGATCCGCGGACCACGGCGGCCGCGCTGCGTGCGCACCGCCGCTGGGTCGAACTGGAAGAACTGTTCCTGACGCGGTTCTACGAGCAGGTCGGCTCGCTGACCGTGCTGCCGCCCGCGGCCGCGACGGACGCGGCGGCGATGCTCGCCGACGCAGGCGGCCACGCCCGGGAACTGACGGCGGCCGGCCTGGCCGACCGCTATCCGCACCTGCACGTGGGCGGCGGCCTCGGCGCGGTACTGGAGGACGAGGCGGGCGTGCTGCTCGCCGAACGGGTCCTCGCCGCCTGCGTCGGCTGGCTGAAGTGGCAGCGGGGCATCGAGCTGATCGAGCACCGGGCCGTGACCGCCGTCGACGGCGAGAGCGGCAGCGTACGGCTGGTGGACGGGCGGGTGCTGCGCAGCGACGCGGTGCTCGTGGCCGTGGGCCCCTGGTCCCGGGACCTGCTGCCGCCGAGCCTCTCCGAGCAACTGACCCTGTACCGGCAGTCCCTCCTGTACTGCCGGGTGCCCCGGCAACAGTCGCAGGCCTGGGCGGCCACTCCGGCCATACCGGCCCTGGGCACCGAGGGCGGAGCCTGGCTGATCCCCCCGGTGGCGGGCACGGCACTCAAACTGACCTCGGCCACCGCCTGCCGGGTGGTGGACGCGATCACCGACTACGCCACCGACCCGTACTGGCAGCGCAAGCTGGAGAAGGAGTTCGGCGACATCCTCCCCGGCTTCGGACCGGCCTGGGTCACCGCGGCCAAGGACGCCTACTACTCGGCCTTCTCTCCGACGGGCGGCCCGCTGCTGGTCGCCCTGGGCGGCGCGGGATTCGCGTACGCGGCCTGCGGTGGCACATCCTTCAAGTTCGCGCCGCTCATCGCGCGGTCGCTGGCCGACCGGCTGATCGGCAGGACTCCGTCGCTGATCGGCCTCGGTGCGCTCGACGGGCCGCCGCTGGACGTCCACACCCCGCAGCTCGCGGGGCTGTGA
- a CDS encoding YbaK/EbsC family protein — protein MYQRLIGLLDSNQARYRLIDHVAEGRTDLASVLRGHPLEQAAKCIVVRVSITKRVGKYVLAVVPGDRQVDLEAVGALFGGGRTAFATPEIAERLAGSVCGTVMPLSFHPDLHLVVDEGLILTEEIYFNAARLDRSVALSTPDYLAIAQPQLAAIATAGDRVLTHSAR, from the coding sequence ATGTACCAGCGACTGATCGGCCTCCTCGACAGCAATCAGGCCCGCTACCGGCTGATCGACCACGTGGCCGAGGGCCGGACCGACCTGGCGAGCGTCCTGCGCGGCCACCCGCTGGAGCAAGCCGCCAAGTGCATCGTCGTCCGCGTGAGCATCACCAAGCGGGTCGGCAAGTACGTGCTCGCGGTGGTTCCCGGTGACCGGCAGGTCGACCTGGAGGCGGTCGGCGCACTGTTCGGCGGCGGGCGGACGGCGTTCGCCACGCCCGAGATCGCCGAACGCCTGGCCGGCAGCGTCTGCGGCACGGTGATGCCGCTCAGCTTCCACCCCGATCTGCACCTCGTCGTCGACGAGGGCCTGATCCTCACCGAAGAGATCTATTTCAACGCGGCCCGCCTGGACCGTTCCGTGGCCCTGTCCACCCCCGACTACCTGGCCATCGCCCAGCCGCAGCTCGCGGCGATCGCGACGGCCGGCGACCGGGTCCTGACCCACTCCGCGAGGTGA